GCCGCTTTCGTTGACACTCCCTGCAAAAACACTGTCGCCGACCAGCTTATCTACGGGAATCGATTCACCTGTAATCGGGGCCTGATTGACGCTCGATGTCCCATGTACGATGACACCATCCAGCGGGATTTTCTCTCCCGGCTTCACTACGATGACTTGGCCGACAGCGATGTCCTCAACTGGCTTGCGGGAAAGCGACTCCCCCACCTTGACCCATGCCTCGGGCGGAGCCAAATCCATCAGATTGCGTATGGAGTCGCGCGTTTTTTCAATCGACTTGGTCTGCAACAAGTTTCCGATGGAAAAGAGCCAGACGACCGTCGCACCCTCCAGCCACTCACCGATTAATGCTGCACCTACAGCCGCAACAGTCATCAATACGTTCATATCCAGTGAACCGCTTTTGATCGCGTAAAAAGCACTGCGCGCAGGTCGGTAGCCGCCACTTATGATCGACAACGCATAGAGTACAGTAACGACCAGCGGAGATATGCTAGGCGATAAGGAACCTAGAAAACCGAGAGCCAACAGCACACCGGAAATCGTCGTCAGTACCGTCCCTGCCTGATCCGTTTTCGGTACTGCTTTGGCCGTGCGTCTCGTAAGCAGCATGGCACTGTATCCGGCCTTGGCGACTTCCTTGACCACCGCGTCTTCTCCCAGCCCATCCGTGACGAGCTGCATTTTACCCGTGGAAAAGTTCACGTTTACCTCTTTTACGGCAGGCAACGTCTGCATATGCTTTTCCAGCGATTTGGCGCATGAACTGCAATCCATACCTGTAACGCGATAGACAACAGCCTGTGAAGAAAGAATGCCTGCGCTTTCTGTTGCTGTTGCCGCAGGCTCGAGAACCGTGAGAATTTTACCAGCATGCTTATGCTCACTTCCGCATTGATGCCCACTGCAACACTCATCTTTTTTTCGTTCTTCTGCCATTTGTCCTCACCTTTTTCCAAGCATCTATTTTGCCCAGCTTCAAATGAAATCAATCCACAAACATTCAAACAAATATTTAATTATAATATTATCGCATCCTTTTGGTTCGTTCAAGAATTGATTTGAATATTTCGCCCATTTTTTTACAGATTGAGAATAAGAAAAAGACCCCTATTACTAGGAGTCTGTTACTTGGTACGGGCTTCTACTGGTGTTGGGGTGGTCTGCCAACGCTCCCCACAATCCAGACATTTGCACTTGATTACTTTACGCTTTTCTAAGGCAAGACGAACGGCAAACAGGATAAAGGCCCCTGATAGCCCGAGGAACAAAAAGATGACAGGAGTCCCTTTCACCGAAATGCCGATCAAGGCAAGCACTGCCAAAACCGCTACATAAATGGTTATGTATAATGGCTTATTGATCGAATCCGTAAAATCGATCTTTGCAGAACGGCACTTCGGGCACTTTGGTTGCGCACTCATGGTATTCTCTCCCCATTTCTTGGATCATGTACATCTTACACGAAAACAGAGAGGCACACTACACTGCCATGAAAATGTCGTTTTTCCTTTTCACTTTCTCCGCGAATGTCTATAATAGTAGGACATTGTAGAGCATGAGGTGATGGATACAGTGGATGACATCTGTGAAATCCAATGTTTTGATGAGGAAAAAGTAAATCGGTTAAAGCCGCTCGCCACAGAATCAGAAGGGGTAGCAAAAATCTTCAAGGCGTTGGCCGATGACACCCGCGCAAAAATCATTCACATCCTCTCGATGGAAGACGAGCTCTGTGTCTGTGATGTGGCTGCTATCATCGGAAGCTCGATCGCTAACACCTCCCACCATCTGCGGCTTCTTCGCAACATGGGACTAGCCAAGTATCGAAAAGAAGGAAAGCTCGTTTTTTACTCGTTGGATGATGACCATGTACGCCATCTCATATCTGCGGGGATTGAACACGCCAAAGAACAGAAAACGATTGTCCGAGCTACCTGATGCTCGGGCTTTTTTGTTACTCCTGCAATTTAAACATTTGATTAACCATGGCGATTTACACTCGTTTTCCGGGTAAAACGCTGCCTGATCGCCTCTATTCCCACAAATATAAGGAAGTAACATATACTGGCGAACACAAAAACCGTTGCCTCCGGATAAAACAATGCAGCATGCGGATCAACACTCATTAGCCATTGAAAAAACACAGGCACATAGCCGATGACAGCATATCCCCCGAAACGCACAGCGTATTTTTTCCACCCGAACAAGTGTGATCGACTCACTAGCCAGTCCACGAATACCGACAGCCATAAGAAGACAATCAGGTTCAATGCCATACTTATAAGTACGCCCAGCAAATACTCTTGCCCGAACCCGAACGGCGCGCTTGGATCACGGTAGTTATAGATGATCAATGCAGCATACAGACCGGTAATAAAAGGGGATATGACTGCGGCGAGTATACGCATGCCGATATTCATGGAAATCACTCCCTTGCTTCGCTTCGTTATGATTCGATTGTCGTTCTCGCAGTAGGATGCTCACCCGTCGGTAGGCTGACCGTAGCCGTTGTCCCTTCGCCTATACGGCTTTGAATATGTATGCTGCCTTTTGCAACCTGCAAAATTTTTTGCACGATAGAAAGACCGAGACCGCTTCCCGTCGCTTCTCGATTGCGTGACTTGTCTCCTTTGTAAAAACGGTCAAAGACATGCTCCTGCTCTTCTTCTGACATGCCGATCCCCGTATCCCGAATGGTCACGACAATTCGCGTATCCTTCTGTATCGCAATGGAAATAGAGCCAGCCGTTGGGGTGAATTTGATACTATTGGCAAGCAGGTTCATCCATACTTGATTGAGCAGTTGTTTGTCACCCACGATGAAGGTCTCCGGTAAAGTCAGCTCCATCGCGAGCTTTTTTTGTTGCCACTGATGCTGCAAAACTAAGAGGACTTGCCTGATCTGCTCATCTAGTCGGAAACGTGTCGGTTCGTACAGACCTGTCTCTTTGTCCAGGGAAGCGAGCGTCAACAACTGCTTGCTCAAGGAAGACAGCCGCCTGCTCTCTTCTTCGATGATAGTCAAGTACGTCTCCCGCTGTTCGTTTGTCACACCACCGCTGCGGATGGCTTGAGAAAAGCCTTGGATCGATGTCAATGGAGACTGGATTTCATGAGAGACATTGGAGACAAACTCTTGGCGCATCTCGTCCAGTTGTTTGAGTGACTCTGTCATCCTGGCAAAATGCATGGCCAAATCGCCGATTTCGTCCCGGCGAGCAATGTCCAGGTGGATGTCGTACTGGCCTTCTGCCAGCTTTTTGGTCGCATGGCTCAGCTTCTCGATCGGCTTCACCAAATAACGGGTAAATATCAGGATCAGGATCAGGCTAAGTACAAACATCGCTGCCAGTAGCAAGGCAAACATAATATGCACCTCGCCAAACTGCTGCTCAATATTTGGCCGTACAAACAGGGCGTATTTTTTCCCTTCTGCTGTAAGCGGCAAGCCAATGCTGTTTGTCAACGTATTTTCAAAAAATCCGGTCACAAACAAGCCGTGCTGTTCTTCTGTAATCCCTCTGTAAGTCTCACCCGCCAACACTTTTTGAACAATGGCAGGCTCTATCTGCTGATCGCGAAAAGGTGCTCCGAATTGGCTTACTGCGCCATTCTCATCCACGAGATGCATTTGAAAATTCAAATTGGCGACATGGGTCATGAAGGAGGGCAGGTCGAGCGACGATTTATGCTCGTACAAATCGATAATTTGCTGTCCGATGCTCGTGATTTTTTGTTCATTATAAGCGCGCAGATTTCGTTGATAATACTCATTTGCC
This genomic stretch from Brevibacillus sp. DP1.3A harbors:
- a CDS encoding metalloregulator ArsR/SmtB family transcription factor, with protein sequence MDTVDDICEIQCFDEEKVNRLKPLATESEGVAKIFKALADDTRAKIIHILSMEDELCVCDVAAIIGSSIANTSHHLRLLRNMGLAKYRKEGKLVFYSLDDDHVRHLISAGIEHAKEQKTIVRAT
- a CDS encoding cell wall metabolism sensor histidine kinase WalK, whose product is MKTLYVRVVLTFVAIVLISGTLGFLLANEYYQRNLRAYNEQKITSIGQQIIDLYEHKSSLDLPSFMTHVANLNFQMHLVDENGAVSQFGAPFRDQQIEPAIVQKVLAGETYRGITEEQHGLFVTGFFENTLTNSIGLPLTAEGKKYALFVRPNIEQQFGEVHIMFALLLAAMFVLSLILILIFTRYLVKPIEKLSHATKKLAEGQYDIHLDIARRDEIGDLAMHFARMTESLKQLDEMRQEFVSNVSHEIQSPLTSIQGFSQAIRSGGVTNEQRETYLTIIEEESRRLSSLSKQLLTLASLDKETGLYEPTRFRLDEQIRQVLLVLQHQWQQKKLAMELTLPETFIVGDKQLLNQVWMNLLANSIKFTPTAGSISIAIQKDTRIVVTIRDTGIGMSEEEQEHVFDRFYKGDKSRNREATGSGLGLSIVQKILQVAKGSIHIQSRIGEGTTATVSLPTGEHPTARTTIES